The genomic stretch GCGTCTACTCCGTCCGCTACGTCCCCGGCGTGGGCTGGGAGGCGGTCCGGCAGGTGGCCCAACTGGACGTGGGGCAGATCTCCGCGCTGGCCATCGCGGGCGAGCCGGGGGGACGGGTGACGGCGGTGTGGTCCCAGGGCGACGAGACGCGAGGCAGCATCTGGGCCGCCCGCTACGAGGTCGCCGGCGGCTGGGGCGCCGCCGCGCGCCTGAGCCCGACCGACGTCGAGCGCTCCCAGGAGCCCGCCGTCGCCATGGATGGCAATGGCAACGCCGTGGCCGCGTGGTTCCAGATCCACGGCACCACGACCCAGCTGTGGGCCGCGCGCTCCGCGTCCGGCGGGGGCGGTTGGGGAACGCTGACGCGCGTGGATTCCAGCGGCAACGCCATCACCCCGAAGGTCGTCATGGACAGCAGCGGCCGAGCCACGATCATCTGGTCCCAGTACGCCGGCAATCACTTCGACCTGTGGACCAGTCGTTTCGAATAGCGCCCGCTCCTGGAATCCCAAACCTCATGAAACTCCCCTGGTCCATGAACAACTCCTGGATGCGAAGCCTCGTGGTGGTCGTGTCGTCGGTGGTCGCGACCGCGTGTCACGAGCCTGGTGCCGCGCCCGACGAAGACGTCGTCGAGCCCCAGCCGACGACGGACGCCGACGTGACGGAGGCGCTGCGCCGTCTCCCCGACGCCCATGTCCTGGGCGTGGGGGCGGCGGGGACTCCCAACTTCGTGCGCGGCGACCTGGGGAAGCTGGAAGGGGCGCTCGAGGATCGCTCCACGCTGGAGCGGATCGCCCCGGTGTTCCGGCTCACGCCCCAGGACCTCGAGGTCACGCGGGTGACGTCGGACGAGCTGGGCTTCCGCCACGTCTACTATTCACAGACGAAGAACCGCCTCCCGGTGGTGGGGGGCGAGCTGGCGGTGCACGTCAACGCGGAGGGGGTCATCTACGCGGCCCACGGCACCGCCCGCGACGGCGTCCAACTGCCCGTCGCCCCGCTCGTGCCGGCGGAGGGCGCGGAGCGGGCCGTCCGGGACGATTCGCAGGACATCTCCTCCGTCGAGGTGGGGCCCGCGCGTCTGGTGTACCTCCACGCGTTGGATGGGCGGATGGTGCTGACGTGGGAGCAGGCGGTGATGGGCCTGCGAGGGCAGGACCCGGTCCATGACGTGGTGTACGTGGACGCCCAGAGCGGCGCGGTGGTGGAGCGCCATCCGCGCATCCACTCGGCGCGGTCGCGGAAGATCCACGACCTGGCCCACGGCACGACGCTGCCCGGCGCCGTGGCCCGGAACGAGGGGGCGCCGAGCGTCGCGGACCCGGTGGTCAACCAGAACTACGACCGGCTGGGGGACACCTACGATTGCTACAAGACGCTCTTCAACTGGGACTCCTTCGACAACCAGGGCTCGACGTTGATCAGCAGCGTCCACTACGGGGAGAACTACGCGAACGCGTTCTGGAATGGCATCCAGATGGTGTTCGGCGACGGGGATGGGGTCCGCTCGGCCAACATGACGCAGTCGCTGGACATCACGGCCCACGAGCTGACCCACGCCGTCATCCAGCGCACGGCGAACCTGGTCTATGCCGGGGAGCCGGGGGGCTTGAACGAGTCCATCGCGGACATCTTTGGCAACGTCTGTGAGTCCTTCCGCGAGGGCGCGGTGACGAGCAAGACGTGGATGGTGGGGGAGGACGTCTGGTCTCCGGCCATCCCCGGCGATGCGCTGCGCTACATGAACGACCCCCGGCAGGACGGGGTGTCGATCGACCATTACCTCGACTACAACACGGGGATGGATGTGCATTTCAGTTCGGGCATCCCGAACCTGGCCTTCCATCTCCTCGTGCAGGGGGGCACCCATCCCCGGGGTCGCTCGACGGTGTCGGTGCCTGGGATTGGGCTCCCCAAGGCGCGGTACATCTGGTTCCGCGCGCTGACCTTGTACATGACGGCGGGCACGGACTTCCTGGGCGCGCGGAACGCCACCCGGCAGGCCGCGGCGGACGTCCTCCCGTCCTCGGACGTGGACGCGGTGGAGCGCTCCTGGCGCGCGGTGGGCGTGCCGCCGGTCACCCCGCTGCCCGCCAACGTCCTCGCCCTGAGCAACGGCATCCCGGTGGCGAATCTCTCCGGGGCCACGGGCAACAAGCAGTTCTTCTCCCTGGAGGTCCCGGCCGACGAGCCCGAGCTCGTGTTCGAGCTTTCGGGTGGGGCGGGCGACGCGGACATGTACGTCAAGTTCGGCGCCACGCCGGGCCTCAGCCAGAACGAGTGCCGGGCCTCGCTCGCGGGCACGTCGGAGACGTGCCGCATCACCAACCCGGTTCCGGGCACGTGGTACGTCCTGGTGCACGCGCACACGGGCTACTCGGGCGTCACCCTCCGTGGGGCCTACTCGAATCCGCCGGAGCTCGCTGCCCCGCTCACGAACGGGGTGCCGCTGCCGAACCTCTCGGGCGCGGCGGGTTCTAAGGCGTACTGGAAGATGTGGGTCCCCGCCGGGCAGGCCCGCGTCACGTTCTCGCTGAGTGGCGCGGCGGGAGTCTCCGGGGATGCGGACCTGTATGTGCGCCGAGGCGCCGCGCCGACGCTGACCACCTTCGATTGTGCCCCTCGCCTCCAGGGCAATTCGGAGACCTGCACCATCAACAACCCGGCCGAGGGCGAGTACTACGTGATGGTCCACGGGTACGTCGGGTACTCGGTCCTCACGTTGAGTGGCCAGTATCCGTGACGGTTCCCGACATGGGGCTGGGCGGGTCGTGGAGAGGACTCGCCCCTGAATCGAGGCGCGCGGGCCGCCAGGGCCCGGCGTGGGGGGCTCAGGGCTCGCGAACGCAGTCGTTCGTCACGGGCACGGGCGCTCCGTGGGCGATGACCTCGAAGTCCTCCACGCGGAGGGCCGAGAGGTCCCGGGGTCGCAGGCCCACCTGGGACCACTTGTGCTGGGTGAAGCGGTCGCCCTGCGCCGTGAGCGCGATGTTGCCGCCGTCCGCGTGGAACATGCCGTAGCGCTGAAGCGCCCGGGCGACCACGCGCGCCGCGTCGTTGGGCAGGGATTCCAGCGGGAAGTCGCGCCGCAGGCGCAGGTGCACGCCGTAGGGGGGATGGTTGTCGCCGCCCGTGGTGTTGGTGCCGTGCGTGGCTGGCGCCACATAGGCGCGGCGTCGGATGCAGTCGTTCGGCAGGATGAACCGGATGGCGTGCTTGATTTCGCCGGCGGCGATTTCATCCGCGGTGAAGAGCAGCGGTGCGATGGGGAATCCCGCCGCGTCCGCGCTGGTGCACTGCTCTCCGCGGCCCTCCATGCCGTAGACGCGTGTCAGGTCCCACACCGCGAGGCAGCCCCCGGTGAAGGCGTTGCCCTGGATGTCCGCCCGCCACATCTCGTAGAGCGACGTGCCCCGCACCACGAGGAGGTGGCAGTCGCCGTCGGTGGTGCACGCATAGCCGTCCTCGCCCTCGAGCGCTCCGCCAGCCGGCACCGGGACCTGCACGTGGTCGCAGTCGGGTGAATAGAACTCACCGTCCCTGGGCTGGAACGCGCGCATGGGCGCGGAGCCATCGTCGTGGAGGACGTTGAACGAGAAGTCGATCTGGAAGACGTTGCCGTTGCCCCAGCCGCCCGAGTCGCGCAGCGCAGAGATCCAGGCGCGCGACTCCGGGGCCACCGGCGCGGAGGAGACATCCTGGTACCAGATGGCCTCGTCCGGGAAGTGGCGGCCGCCCAGGTCGACGCCGCTGCCCGGGGTGCCGCCATCCGGTGGTTTCGTCCCGTCATCCTCACTGCACCCGGCCAGCGCCAGCGCGACCGTGATTGCCCAGGCCTTCCGCATGTGGACCTCGAAGAAGCGCTTCCGTTTCCCCGAAGCCTAGGCCCGCTGACGGAGGTCAGGGTAGCCGTCCTCACCCCCGCTGGCCGTTGGCCGCCGCCTTCGACGCGGGGGCGCCGGGCAGGCCCGGGGCCTCTTCGACCACGCGCTCCAGGGCCTTGAGGCCCTTGCGCTGACCCACGGCCACCACCGTGAGGTTCTCGCGGCGGAAGTAGCGACGCGCCACCTCGCGCACGCGCGCGGCGGACTGCGCGTCCACCAGGTCCGCCCGGTGACTGAACGTCTCCGGGAGCCGGAACAGCTCCGTGCCGCCGAACCACCCGGCCAGGTCGCTCGGCGAGTCCTGCGAGAACTCCAACTGCATGCGGTGGCGGCGCTTGGCGCGGCCCAGCTCCTCCTCGCCAATCTCCTCGTCGCACAGCGCGGCCAGCACGCGGAGGGCCTCCGTCACCACCTGCGACGCCTTCTCCGGAGCACTGGCGGCCTCGAACTCGAAGATGCCGGCGTCGTGGTACGTGTCCAACGCCGCGCTGACGGAGTACGCCAGCCCGCGCTTCTCCACGATTTCGAACGGCAGCCGCGACGACAACCCGTCGTCCAGCACCCGGCGGATGAGCTGCAACGCGGCGTGGTCGTCGTGCTGCTCGGGCACCGTGCGGAAGCTCAGCCGGAACTCCGTCTGCGACTCGTCATGCGGCACGAAGTGCAGCCGGGGGCCCGTCAGCGCGTCTGGCGGAGGCGCCTCCGTGCTCGCGGGGCCCCGGGGCAGCCGGGCGAAGGCGCGCTCGGTCAACTCCAGCACCTCGTCGCGGCGCACGCGGCCGGCGGCGGTGACCACCAGATTGCCGGTGACGTAGTGCCTCGCGAAGTGCTCCAACACCTGCGCGTGCGCCAGCGTGGTGACGGACTCGCGCGTGCCGGCGATCTTCAGGGCCAGCGGATGGTCCGGGAAGAGCAGGCGCTTGGACAGGTTGTCCAGGTCGATGTCCCGCCCCTTGTCGTCCACCTCGTCCAGCATCTCCTCAAGGATGATCTGCCGCTCCACCTCCATGTCCGTCAGCCGGGGGCGGGTGAGCATGTCGCCGAGGATGTCCAGGCCCACGCGCAGGTGCGCGGGGTGCAGGGGCGTGTAGTAGAAGCCCTGGTCCCGGGTGGTGACGCCGTTGAGGTTGCCGCCCACCTCCTCCACGGCGGCGTTCATCCGCACCGTGTCCGGCCAGCCCTCGCTGCCCCGGAAGAACAGGTGCTCCAGGAAGTGGCTGACGCCGTTGTTGGCGGGCGTCTCGTGGCGGCTGCCCGTGCGGACGTAGATGGCGAGCAGGGCGGTGTGGAGGTGGGGCGTCTCGACGGTGACGACGCGCAGCCCGCTGGGCAGCACGTCCCGGTACGATGTGAAGCTCATGCGCGGGGAAGCCTTAACACGAAGGCCGTCCCCTGGCCGGGAATACTCTGGCAGGAGAGCGAGCCCCCATGGGCCTGGAGGATCTGCTGGCTCACCGCGAGTCCCAGGCCGGTTCCGCCCTCCTTGGTGGTGAAGAAGGGCTCGAACAGGTGCTCGCGCACCTCGTCCGTCATGCCCTGGCCGGTGTCGCGCACCGTCACCTCCACGTCCTGCTCCAGGGGGCGGGTGGCGATGGTGAGCTGCCCGCCGTGGGGCATGGCCTCGCGGCTGTTGCGCAGCAGGTTGAGGAACACCTGGCGCAGCTGGCCCTCGTCCGCGAGCACCGGCGGCGTGGCGGGGGAGAACTGGCGCACCACCTCCACGCCCGCGCGCTCCAGCTCCTCGCGGGTGAAGTCGAGCACGCCGTCCAGCACCGCCGTGACGTCGCGCGGGTCCAGGTCCGGCCGCTGCGGGCGGGCCATGCGCAGGTACTGCTCGGTGACGTCCGCCAGCCGGTCCACCTCGTGGGTGACGGCGGACAACAGGTGTGTCACCTCCCGGGCGTCCTCGGGGGCGTCGAACCGGGCGCGCTCCACGGCGTCCTGGAGCAGCTCCACGTTGAGGCCGATGGAGGACAGGGGGTTGCGCACCTCGTGGACGATCTGCGCGGAGATGCGGCCCACGGCGGCCAGCTGCTCGGCGCGCATCAGCGCCTCCGCCTGCGCCTTGAGCTGGGCCTCGCGCGCCTGGAGCGAGCGGGCCATCTTGTCGAACTCGCGCGCCAGCACCGCCACCTCGTCGTCGCCGCGCACCCCCAGCTGGGCGGTGTAGTCGCCCCGGCCGATGCGTGAGACGCCCTCGATGAGCGTGCGCACCGGGCGCAGCGTGCGCGCGCTCCACGCCGTGGCGCCCAGCCCCAGCAGGATGGCGGCGACCGACAGGCTGATGATGGCCAGCCCCGTCTGCCGCTCGCGCTCCTCGGCGCCGTCCACGCGCTCCCGGATGCGGTTGGACAGCGCCAGCCTCAACAGGCGCAGCTCCCGCCCGATGGCGTCCTCCATGGTCAGCACGTCCGCGGTGGCGCGGTCCACCTCCAGCTTGTCCGGCGCCTGCGTGCTCAGCGCGGAGAAGACGCTCTCCGCCGCGCGGCCATACTCCTGGTAGCGCGCGTCCAGCTCCACCATGCGCGTCTCCAGCTCGCGGATGAAGGGCACCTCGCTCTCCGGGGCCTCGGCGCGGACCTCCTCGGCGCGCTTGCGCGCGTTGGCCAGCCGCTGCGTCATCAGCGTGGTGGGGACGTAGATGCGCGCCAGCCGGATGATGGCGCGGCGGGTCTCCGGGCTGTCCTCCTCCAGCACGCGCGCCGTGTTCTTCTGCTGGTTGGCGTGGTTCGTCTCCATCTCCGCCGCGTCCTGGGAGAGCTGGAGGTAGCCCTGGCTGACGAGCCGTATCTCCAGCCGGTTGCGGTGCAGCTCCGCCACGCTGAACAGCGACACCAGGCCGAAGGTGACGAGCACCACCGCGTAGCCGAGGAAGATGCGGGTGGCGAGGGAGAGCTTCATGCGCGAGGGGGCCGCCAGTCGTCCGGAACGCCATCGCTACGCGCACCGGAGGCCGCGCGCAAGCAAAGCCGTCCTCTCGCCGGCCCCCCCGCGGGGGAGCCAGCCATCCAGGCCTGGGGGTCCATGGTCCCCAGGATAGTCCGCCGGGGCTGCACGGACTGCAACCCAGATGCAATCACGGCCCGGCCCGCGCGTAGACGGTGCGCGGCGAACCTCCGGCGCCCCCACCAAGGACCCCTCCCTCCGTGAAAGCCACCCCGGCCCCCGTTCTCCTGGGCGCATTGCTGGCCCTGCTGTCCCTCCCCGGTGCCTCGCTCGCGGCGCCGCCCGAGCCCGCCCCGGACCCCGCCCAGCGGCTCGTGGGTGTCTGGGCGGGGGACGTCGTCAACGGCCCGGAGGCCCGGGGGCCGCTCACGGTGTACCGCGAGGGCGACACCTGGCGGGCGACGCTCGCGGGCTTCGAGGCGTCCGGGCGGATGGAGAAGTCGACGTTGACGGTGACGCTGCCGGGCGGGCAGGGCGAGCTGCGCGGGCGGGTGTCGGCGGATGGCCGGCTCATCCAGGGCCACTGGGTCCAGCCGCGCGTCCTGGCGGGCGGCGTCCAGTACGCGACCCCGGTGGAGCTGCGCGCCCTGCGCAAGGGGGTGTGGCGGGGAGACGTGACGCCGTGGGAGGACCGGCTCACGCTGTACCTCACGGTGTATGCCCGGCCGGACGGCTCGCTGGGGGCGTACTTCCGGGATCCGGAGAAGGGCTTCGGTCGACAGTTCGCGTTCGACGCCTCGATGACGGGGAACGCCGTGAAGCTCGTGGACCCCCGGGGGCCCACGACCTTCGAGGGCACGTATGACGAGCGGTTCGGCCGGCTGACGGTGCCCATCCTGTTCCTGGGGAACGTCACGTTCACGAAGCGGGACCGGAACCAGGCGGTGGGCCTCTACCCGCGCACGCCGGAGGGGCCCTATGTCTACAGTCCCCCCGTGGCGGACGCGGACGGCTGGGCGACGGCGTCGCTGTCGGACGTGAAGATGGACCCAGGCCCCATCGCCCAGCTGGTCCAGAACATCCTCGCGACGCAGCCGGGCCCCAAGCCCACGCCCGTCATCCAGGGGCTGCTCATCGCCCGGCACGGCAAGCTCGTGGTGGAGGAGTACTTCCATGGCTTCTCCCAGGCGCGGCTGCACGACCTGCGCTCCGCCTCCAAGACGGTGGCCCCCATGCTGGTGGGCACCGCCATCCAGCAGGGCGCCAAGCTCGAGCCCGGGACGCTCGTGTACGAGCGGTTCCCGGCGTACGCGTCTCCCGCGCCGCTGGACCCGAACAAGGCGAAGCTCACCGTCGAACACCTGATGACGATGACGTCGGGCCTCGCCTGCGACGACAACGACGACGCGTCCCCCGGCAACGAGAACACGCTCCAGGAGCAGGAAGGGGATTGGTACACGTACACCCTGAACCTCCCCATGGGGCGGGCGCCGGGCGGAGCGAAGGCGGTGTACTGCTCGGCGGGCATCAACCTGCTGGGCGGCGTGGTGCGCGGCGCGACGGGCGCGTGGGTGCCGGACCACTTCCAGCGCACCCTGGCCTCGCCCCTGGGCATCCGTCACTACGCCATGAACCTGATGCCGGACGGCGAGGCGTACCTGGGCGGCGGCCTCTACCTGCGCCCCCGGGACGCGCTGAAGCTGGGCCAGCTCTACCTGTCCGGCGGCGTGTGGAACGGCCGGCGCATCGTCAGCAGGCAATGGGTCGAGCGCTCCGTCGCGAAGCACGCGGAGATGGAGCCCGGCCGCACGTACGGCTACGCGTGGTGGCGGCACGAGCTGAAGGTGGGCGAGCGCGTCTATGCGGAGTACGAGGCGGGCGGCAACGGCGGCCAGTACATCATGGTGGTCCCGGAGCTGGACCTGACGGTGGTCTTCACCGGCGCCAACTACGGCCAGTTCAACATCTGGAAGACCTTCCGGGAGGAATTGCTGCCGCGATACATCCTCGCGGCCGTCCGCCCGTAGGCGGGGAGGGGAGCCCTGGCTGCGTCTTGTCTCGACGCACGCCGGGGACGGGGGTACAAGGCGCGTGCAATGGAGCCTGTCTCGTCGAAGAAAGTCTCGCTGGTGACGGAAATCTCGAAGGAGTTCACCTTCGAGGCCGCGCACCGCCTCCCCCACGTCCCCGCCGGTCACAAGTGCTCGCGCGTCCACGGGCACAGCTACCGCATCGAAATCACCGTGCGTGGCCCGGTGGACCCCCACCTCGGGTGGATCGTCGACTTCGCCGAGCTCAACGCCGCCTGGCAGCCGCTGCACGCGCAGCTGGACCATCGCCTGCTGAACGACGTGCCCGGACTGGAGAACCCCACGAGCGAGCTGCTGGCCGGCTGGCTCTTCGAGCGGCTGACGTTCCCCACCGCGAAGGTGGTGAGGATCCGCGTCTCGGAGACGTGCACGTCCCAGTGTGTCGTCTACCCCGCGGA from Myxococcus stipitatus encodes the following:
- a CDS encoding M16 family metallopeptidase, which translates into the protein MSFTSYRDVLPSGLRVVTVETPHLHTALLAIYVRTGSRHETPANNGVSHFLEHLFFRGSEGWPDTVRMNAAVEEVGGNLNGVTTRDQGFYYTPLHPAHLRVGLDILGDMLTRPRLTDMEVERQIILEEMLDEVDDKGRDIDLDNLSKRLLFPDHPLALKIAGTRESVTTLAHAQVLEHFARHYVTGNLVVTAAGRVRRDEVLELTERAFARLPRGPASTEAPPPDALTGPRLHFVPHDESQTEFRLSFRTVPEQHDDHAALQLIRRVLDDGLSSRLPFEIVEKRGLAYSVSAALDTYHDAGIFEFEAASAPEKASQVVTEALRVLAALCDEEIGEEELGRAKRRHRMQLEFSQDSPSDLAGWFGGTELFRLPETFSHRADLVDAQSAARVREVARRYFRRENLTVVAVGQRKGLKALERVVEEAPGLPGAPASKAAANGQRG
- a CDS encoding M4 family metallopeptidase, with the translated sequence MKLPWSMNNSWMRSLVVVVSSVVATACHEPGAAPDEDVVEPQPTTDADVTEALRRLPDAHVLGVGAAGTPNFVRGDLGKLEGALEDRSTLERIAPVFRLTPQDLEVTRVTSDELGFRHVYYSQTKNRLPVVGGELAVHVNAEGVIYAAHGTARDGVQLPVAPLVPAEGAERAVRDDSQDISSVEVGPARLVYLHALDGRMVLTWEQAVMGLRGQDPVHDVVYVDAQSGAVVERHPRIHSARSRKIHDLAHGTTLPGAVARNEGAPSVADPVVNQNYDRLGDTYDCYKTLFNWDSFDNQGSTLISSVHYGENYANAFWNGIQMVFGDGDGVRSANMTQSLDITAHELTHAVIQRTANLVYAGEPGGLNESIADIFGNVCESFREGAVTSKTWMVGEDVWSPAIPGDALRYMNDPRQDGVSIDHYLDYNTGMDVHFSSGIPNLAFHLLVQGGTHPRGRSTVSVPGIGLPKARYIWFRALTLYMTAGTDFLGARNATRQAAADVLPSSDVDAVERSWRAVGVPPVTPLPANVLALSNGIPVANLSGATGNKQFFSLEVPADEPELVFELSGGAGDADMYVKFGATPGLSQNECRASLAGTSETCRITNPVPGTWYVLVHAHTGYSGVTLRGAYSNPPELAAPLTNGVPLPNLSGAAGSKAYWKMWVPAGQARVTFSLSGAAGVSGDADLYVRRGAAPTLTTFDCAPRLQGNSETCTINNPAEGEYYVMVHGYVGYSVLTLSGQYP
- the queD gene encoding 6-carboxytetrahydropterin synthase QueD; this translates as MVTEISKEFTFEAAHRLPHVPAGHKCSRVHGHSYRIEITVRGPVDPHLGWIVDFAELNAAWQPLHAQLDHRLLNDVPGLENPTSELLAGWLFERLTFPTAKVVRIRVSETCTSQCVVYPAEG
- a CDS encoding sensor histidine kinase, translated to MKLSLATRIFLGYAVVLVTFGLVSLFSVAELHRNRLEIRLVSQGYLQLSQDAAEMETNHANQQKNTARVLEEDSPETRRAIIRLARIYVPTTLMTQRLANARKRAEEVRAEAPESEVPFIRELETRMVELDARYQEYGRAAESVFSALSTQAPDKLEVDRATADVLTMEDAIGRELRLLRLALSNRIRERVDGAEERERQTGLAIISLSVAAILLGLGATAWSARTLRPVRTLIEGVSRIGRGDYTAQLGVRGDDEVAVLAREFDKMARSLQAREAQLKAQAEALMRAEQLAAVGRISAQIVHEVRNPLSSIGLNVELLQDAVERARFDAPEDAREVTHLLSAVTHEVDRLADVTEQYLRMARPQRPDLDPRDVTAVLDGVLDFTREELERAGVEVVRQFSPATPPVLADEGQLRQVFLNLLRNSREAMPHGGQLTIATRPLEQDVEVTVRDTGQGMTDEVREHLFEPFFTTKEGGTGLGLAVSQQILQAHGGSLSCQSIPGQGTAFVLRLPRA
- a CDS encoding serine hydrolase domain-containing protein, which encodes MKATPAPVLLGALLALLSLPGASLAAPPEPAPDPAQRLVGVWAGDVVNGPEARGPLTVYREGDTWRATLAGFEASGRMEKSTLTVTLPGGQGELRGRVSADGRLIQGHWVQPRVLAGGVQYATPVELRALRKGVWRGDVTPWEDRLTLYLTVYARPDGSLGAYFRDPEKGFGRQFAFDASMTGNAVKLVDPRGPTTFEGTYDERFGRLTVPILFLGNVTFTKRDRNQAVGLYPRTPEGPYVYSPPVADADGWATASLSDVKMDPGPIAQLVQNILATQPGPKPTPVIQGLLIARHGKLVVEEYFHGFSQARLHDLRSASKTVAPMLVGTAIQQGAKLEPGTLVYERFPAYASPAPLDPNKAKLTVEHLMTMTSGLACDDNDDASPGNENTLQEQEGDWYTYTLNLPMGRAPGGAKAVYCSAGINLLGGVVRGATGAWVPDHFQRTLASPLGIRHYAMNLMPDGEAYLGGGLYLRPRDALKLGQLYLSGGVWNGRRIVSRQWVERSVAKHAEMEPGRTYGYAWWRHELKVGERVYAEYEAGGNGGQYIMVVPELDLTVVFTGANYGQFNIWKTFREELLPRYILAAVRP